From the genome of Desulfotignum phosphitoxidans DSM 13687, one region includes:
- a CDS encoding chemotaxis protein CheB yields MTKKEQPAKDKPARQDIPKSGTAAARFPIVGIGASAGGLEAFESFFKAMPPDSGMAFVLISHLDPTHISILPELIQKKTQMKVHQITDGLTIQPNRIYVIPPNKDMAILNGTLQLMDLPQPRGFNLPIDSFFKSLAQDQGPDAIGIILSGTGSDGSLGVRQIKGELGMVMVQDEDSAKYAGMPRSAAATGLVDYVLAADKMPEALVKYTRHAFVKPRDPITKDEKQTQNALQKIYILLRTHTHHDFSLYKKNTIVRRVERRMHVHQIDNIQDYQTFLTRSEREIHVLFKDLLIGVTSFFRDPDAFAVLKEKYLPELLADKPEGAMVRIWVTGCSTGEEAYSMAISVQECMEKMNRHFNVQIFATDIDPDAINTARSGRYPLSISADLDAIRLKQFFTKQDNHYKVKKPIREMLVFALQDLIKDPPFTKLDIITCRNLLIYLEPELQKKLFPVFHYSLMPAGLLFIGSSESLGQETTLFEICDRKWKIFKRKSGVSNAKPILNLPVPASPEEASVITPPEAVTRAEEINSFKLVETILQESDTPPCVIIDEKLNIVYIHGRTGKYLEPAAGRACFNILDMARPSLKTVLASAIRKSAGMKQEVVCKGVDIEDNGGTIKIDLTVKPVPAYGAFRGMLMVVFKDEKKTKNRPRPKAPRKNDTINRLEQELQYTKENLQTTIEELETANEELQSTNEELQSANEELQSTNEELETSKEELQSLNEESATVNAELQSRLNELSDANDDMKNLLNATQIGTIFLDMDMDMNIRRFTDRIIDLIPLAASDIGRPVSHFATQLKQFHMVDHALQVLKDLIPREFEVESRDNKLFRARIMPYRTMLNVIDGVVVTFEDITEFNRYRLTAHRLSVIMDSKDAILIQDKNGAISFWNRGAADMYGYTESEALKMNIKEMIPQKNHTAFLELIDKAFAGKLFDSLETCRITRSGTVLKVWVMVLALRNEKDMTNGVVTIERIIPETE; encoded by the coding sequence ATGACAAAAAAAGAACAGCCGGCAAAAGACAAACCGGCCCGGCAGGACATTCCAAAATCCGGAACCGCTGCTGCCCGGTTTCCCATTGTCGGAATCGGGGCTTCCGCCGGCGGCCTGGAAGCCTTTGAATCGTTTTTCAAAGCCATGCCCCCAGACAGCGGTATGGCCTTTGTCCTGATATCTCATCTGGACCCCACCCATATCAGTATCCTGCCGGAGCTGATTCAGAAAAAAACACAGATGAAGGTCCATCAGATAACAGACGGGCTGACGATTCAGCCCAACAGGATCTATGTGATTCCGCCCAACAAGGATATGGCCATTTTAAACGGCACCCTCCAGCTCATGGATCTGCCCCAGCCCAGGGGATTCAACCTTCCCATTGACAGTTTTTTTAAATCCCTGGCCCAGGACCAGGGCCCGGATGCCATCGGCATTATCCTGTCGGGAACCGGCAGTGACGGCAGTCTCGGAGTCAGACAGATCAAGGGGGAACTGGGCATGGTCATGGTCCAGGACGAGGATTCCGCCAAATATGCAGGCATGCCCCGAAGTGCCGCTGCCACAGGCCTTGTGGATTATGTCCTGGCTGCGGACAAGATGCCCGAAGCGCTGGTTAAATATACCCGGCATGCTTTTGTCAAACCCCGGGACCCGATTACGAAAGATGAAAAACAAACTCAGAATGCGCTGCAAAAAATTTATATTCTTCTTCGAACCCATACCCATCATGATTTTTCCCTTTACAAGAAAAATACCATTGTCCGGCGGGTGGAACGGCGGATGCATGTGCATCAGATCGATAATATTCAAGATTATCAGACCTTTCTGACCCGAAGCGAGCGTGAGATCCATGTCCTGTTCAAAGACCTTTTGATCGGTGTGACCAGTTTTTTCAGAGATCCTGACGCCTTTGCCGTGCTCAAGGAAAAATATTTGCCCGAACTGCTGGCCGATAAACCGGAAGGGGCCATGGTCAGAATCTGGGTGACGGGATGCAGTACGGGGGAAGAGGCCTATTCCATGGCGATTTCAGTGCAGGAATGCATGGAAAAAATGAACCGGCATTTCAATGTCCAGATATTTGCCACGGATATTGATCCGGATGCCATCAACACGGCCAGATCCGGACGCTATCCCTTAAGCATTTCAGCAGATCTCGATGCGATAAGATTAAAACAGTTTTTCACCAAACAAGACAATCACTACAAGGTCAAAAAACCCATCCGGGAAATGCTGGTGTTTGCATTGCAGGACCTGATCAAAGATCCGCCGTTTACAAAACTGGATATCATCACCTGTAGAAATCTTCTGATCTACCTGGAGCCGGAATTGCAGAAAAAACTGTTTCCCGTGTTTCATTACAGTCTGATGCCGGCGGGTCTCTTGTTCATCGGTTCATCCGAGTCCCTGGGCCAGGAAACCACCCTGTTTGAAATTTGTGACCGGAAATGGAAAATATTCAAACGCAAATCAGGCGTGTCAAATGCCAAGCCCATATTGAATCTGCCGGTCCCGGCATCCCCTGAAGAAGCGTCGGTCATCACCCCCCCTGAAGCAGTCACAAGGGCGGAAGAGATCAACAGCTTTAAACTGGTGGAAACCATTTTGCAGGAAAGCGATACCCCTCCCTGCGTCATTATAGATGAAAAATTAAATATCGTGTATATCCACGGCCGGACGGGAAAATATCTGGAACCCGCCGCCGGCAGGGCGTGTTTCAATATTCTGGACATGGCCCGGCCCAGTCTGAAAACCGTGCTGGCATCGGCTATTCGAAAATCCGCGGGCATGAAGCAGGAAGTTGTCTGCAAAGGGGTTGATATCGAAGACAACGGCGGCACCATCAAGATTGACCTGACGGTCAAGCCGGTCCCGGCATACGGGGCTTTTCGCGGCATGCTCATGGTGGTGTTCAAAGATGAAAAAAAAACAAAAAACAGGCCCAGGCCCAAAGCCCCCCGGAAAAACGATACCATAAACCGGCTTGAACAGGAGCTGCAATACACCAAAGAAAACTTGCAGACCACCATTGAAGAGCTGGAGACCGCCAATGAGGAACTCCAGTCCACCAATGAAGAACTCCAGTCCGCCAATGAGGAACTCCAATCCACCAATGAGGAGCTGGAAACTTCAAAAGAGGAACTCCAGTCTTTGAACGAGGAGTCCGCCACCGTGAATGCGGAACTCCAGAGCCGGCTCAATGAATTGTCCGATGCCAATGACGACATGAAAAATCTGTTGAATGCTACCCAGATCGGGACGATTTTTCTGGACATGGACATGGACATGAATATCCGGCGGTTCACCGACCGAATCATCGACTTGATTCCTCTGGCAGCAAGCGATATCGGCCGGCCGGTCAGCCATTTTGCCACACAATTAAAACAATTCCACATGGTGGATCATGCCCTGCAGGTCTTAAAAGATCTGATCCCCCGGGAATTTGAAGTGGAAAGCCGGGACAACAAGTTATTCAGGGCAAGGATCATGCCGTACCGCACCATGCTAAATGTCATTGACGGCGTGGTGGTGACCTTTGAAGATATCACTGAATTCAATCGGTATCGCCTGACGGCCCATCGCCTGTCCGTGATTATGGATTCAAAGGATGCCATCCTGATCCAGGATAAAAATGGCGCGATTTCCTTCTGGAACCGGGGGGCCGCCGACATGTACGGGTATACGGAATCCGAGGCCCTGAAAATGAATATCAAGGAGATGATCCCCCAAAAAAATCATACAGCGTTTCTGGAATTGATAGACAAGGCGTTTGCCGGTAAATTGTTCGACAGCCTTGAAACCTGTCGAATCACCCGGTCAGGCACTGTTCTGAAGGTCTGGGTGATGGTTTTGGCACTGCGGAATGAAAAGGATATGACCAACGGGGTCGTCACCATTGAGAGGATCATCCCGGAGACAGAATGA